From Rhododendron vialii isolate Sample 1 chromosome 10a, ASM3025357v1, the proteins below share one genomic window:
- the LOC131303635 gene encoding glycosyltransferase BC10, with the protein MGNGRLTLPSIFKLMEILFHLHHVLHFLLFLIGLSIGTITTLYLKSSTFPVSASTLTSTSPPPHPPREMLASLSFTTNETSNSTIRVLLKEHTGLMHNMSDDQLLRRASTSGPRIQEFHAPKVAFMFLTRGPLPLAPLWELFFRGHEGLYTIYVHSHPSYTESLPETSVFYGRRIPSQAAYWGTISMIDAERRLLSNALLHFPNKRFVLLSESCIPLFNFTTIHNYLMGSNLSFLGSFDDPRKTGRGRYNPQMWPNVTASDWRKGSQWFSIHRELAIRTVSDKKYYRVFERFCRPPCYNDEFYLPTLVHILYPETNSNRSITWVDWSRGGPHPGKFGWGDISEEFLNRIRFGSECTYNGKSTSMCVMFARKFLASALEPLLQVAPVVLGFGP; encoded by the exons atggGCAATGGACGGCTCACATTGCCGTCAATCTTTAAGCTAATGGAAATCCTTTTCCACCTCCACCATGTTCTTCACTTTCTCCTCTTCCTCATCGGGTTATCGATAGGCACCATAACCACCTTATACCTCAAAAGTTCCACCTTCCCCGTATCAGCCAGTACCCTTACTTCAACTTCTCCACCACCACATCCACCACGGGAAATGCTAGCTTCACTCTCCTTTACGACAAATGAAACGTCTAACAGCACGATTCGTGTTTTATTGAAAGAGCATACGGGCCTCATGCACAATATGAGCGATGATCAGTTGTTGCGGAGAGCATCGACGTCGGGTCCGAGGATTCAAGAGTTTCACGCGCCGAAAGTGGCCTTCATGTTCTTGACCAGAGGGCCATTGCCTCTGGCACCCTTGTGGGAGTTGTTCTTCAGAGGCCATGAAGGATTGTACACTATTTACGTGCACTCACATCCTTCTTATACTGAATCACTGCCTGAAACTTCAGTCTTTTATGGAAGAAGAATTCCTAGCCAG GCAGCGTATTGGGGAACCATATCGATGATAGATGCCGAGAGACGCCTTCTATCCAACGCCCTCCTCCATTTCCCAAACAAAAGATTTGTATTGCTCTCCGAATCCTGCATCCCACTTTTCAACTTCACCACAATCCACAACTACCTAATGGGCTCAAATTTAAGCTTCTTGGGCTCATTTGACGACCCGAGAAAAACGGGCCGGGGCCGATACAACCCCCAGATGTGGCCCAACGTTACCGCGTCGGACTGGCGAAAAGGGTCCCAGTGGTTCAGTATCCACCGGGAACTCGCCATCCGAACGGTTTCGGATAAAAAGTATTACCGGGTTTTCGAACGGTTTTGCCGCCCGCCATGTTATAACGACGAGTTTTATTTGCCAACTTTGGTGCATATTTTGTACCCGGAGACAAATTCAAACCGGAGCATTACTTGGGTGGACTGGTCAAGGGGCGGGCCGCATCCCGGGAAGTTTGGGTGGGGCGATATTTCGGAGGAGTTCTTGAATCGGATTCGGTTCGGATCGGAGTGTACGTATAATGGGAAGTCTACATCGATGTGTGTGATGTTTGCTAGGAAGTTTCTGGCGAGCGCCTTGGAGCCTTTGTTACAGGTTGCTCCAGTAGTGCTCGGGTTCGGTccttag
- the LOC131303637 gene encoding delta(7)-sterol-C5(6)-desaturase-like, with product MDLGLFVEETSLYNRIVLGSLLPGAAWDPLPHFFQTWLRNYIAGCLLYLVTGFLWCFYIYHLYRNVFLPKDAIPSRRAMQLQICVAMKAMPWYTLLPTVSEYMIENGWTRCFPSISDIGWVAYLMNVAVYLVIVEFGIYWMHRELHDIKPLYKYLHATHHIYNKENTLSPFAGLAFHPLDGVLQALPHVISLFLVPMHFRTHIILLFMEGIWTANIHDCINGKLWPVMGAAYHTIHHTTYRHNYGHYTIWMDWMFGTLRPPADDETKEK from the exons ATGGATTTGGGGCTGTTCGTGGAGGAGACATCTCTCTACAACCGCATCGTTTTGGGGAGCCTATTGCCGGGCGCGGCGTGGGATCCACTCCCTCACTTTTTTCAGACGTGGCTCCGGAATTACATTGCGGGATGCCTCCTGTACCTCGTCACTGGTTTCCTGTGGTGCTTCTACATCTATCACTTGTACCGCAATGTTTTCCTGCCCAAAG ATGCCATACCTTCAAGAAGGGCTATGCAATTGCAGATATGTGTTGCAATGAAGGCCATGCCATGGTACACTCTTCTTCCTACGGTTTCCGAATACATGATTGAAAATGGCTGGACAAGGTGTTTTCCAAGCATAAGCGACATCGGTTGGGTTGCCTACCTCATGAACGTTGCGGTTTATCTTGTGATTGTGGAATTCGGGATTTACTGGATGCACAGAGAACTGCACGACATAAAACCTCTCTATAAGTATCTTCATGCGACGCATCATATCTATAACAAAGAAAATACTCTCTCACCGTTCGCTG gTTTGGCATTCCATCCATTGGACGGGGTACTGCAGGCGTTACCGCATGTTATATCGTTGTTTTTAGTTCCAATGCATTTCAGAACACATATAATCCTCTTATTCATGGAGGGCATATGGACCGCCAACATTCACGATTGCATCAACGGGAAACTCTGGCCTGTCATGGGTGCCGCCTACCACACGATCCACCACACCACCTACCGCCACAATTACGGCCACTACACGATATGGATGGACTGGATGTTCGGAACTCTCCGGCCCCCTGCCGATGATGAGACCAAGGAAAAGTGA
- the LOC131303638 gene encoding chloroplastic group IIA intron splicing facilitator CRS1, chloroplastic — translation MATFFLPPPPPLQNPNPVSRPHISTPLSLPSNSFRNPKPIHSSQNPFSSSLAEPNSHSSIKIPTAPWMTKSPLLLNPNHLSKPKKKPNSENPERPLTEKISGGRGKKAMKRIFEGIGKLRETHYVSKETRKNPEKIELDFVFTGGEEDGDAVKGKGRMPWESNDRVVFRRVKKEKVVTAAELRLDGELLERLRGEAGKMRTWVSVKKIGVSQAVVDQVRLIWKGCELVMIKFDVPLCRNMDRAREIVETKTGGLVVWSKKDALVVYRGCNYRPGLRTSMTQSGFPHHHKFKDKGTLSQLKSDASTREENMSRHGGETEILPINGSLYEREADRILDGLGPRFIDWWRPKPLPVDADLLPEVVPGFKPPFRRCPPHGRVKLTDDELTYLRMLAQQLPFHFVLGRNRKLQGLAAAILKLWEKCHIVKIAVKWGIPNTDNSQMAYELKCLTGGVLLLRNKFLIILYRGKDFLPRGVENLVAEREVELNKCQLQEEAARLKASSVMGIETYFMDDESSVKTRSGTLSEYKDIQSESAILRDGNSEVKVELEAEKERLKKQLRNQARKLYILKMKIKWSAKELEKVNSTWRPAEQDADQEMITEEERTCFRKIGLKLTSSLVLGRRGVFDGVIEGLRQHWKHREIVKVITMQRVFSQVMYTAQQLEAESGGILVSVDKLKEGHAIIIYRGKNYRRPLISAPQNLLNKREALHRSLEMQRIGSLKFFAYQRQREIYELECKLANIEKKREITQKHME, via the exons aTGGCCACCTTCTTCCTCCCTCCTCCCCCACCtcttcaaaaccctaacccagtTTCACGCCCCCACATTTCCACTCCACTCTCCCTCCCCTCCAATTCCTTCAGAAACCCTAAACCAATCCATTCttcccaaaacccattttcctCCTCCCTAGCCGAACCCAATTCACATTCCTCAATCAAGATCCCCACGGCTCCATGGATGACCAAATCCCCCCTTCTTCTCAACCCTAATCACCTCTCtaaacccaaaaagaaaccGAATTCCGAAAACCCCGAACGGCCATTGACGGAGAAAATTAGCGGCGGGAGAGGAAAGAAAGCAATGAAGAGGATTTTCGAAGGGATAGGGAAACTGAGAGAAACCCATTACGTTTCGAAAGAAACCCGGAAAAACCCAGAAAAGATAGAGCTTGATTTTGTGTTTACAGGAGGTGAGGAAGATGGGGATGCTGTGAAGGGTAAAGGGCGAATGCCGTGGGAGAGCAACGACAGGGTTGTGTTTAGGAGGGTTAAGAAGGAGAAAGTGGTGACTGCTGCTGAGTTGAGGCTTGATGGGGAGTTGCTTGAGAGGTTGAGGGGTGAGGCAGGGAAAATGAGGACGTGGGTTAGTGTTAAGAAAATTGGGGTGAGTCAAGCTGTTGTTGATCAGGTTAGGTTGATTTGGAAGGGCTGCGAGCTTGTAATGATTAAATTTGATGTCCCATTGTGTCGGAATATGGACCGAGCGAGAGAGATTGTTGAG ACCAAGACAGGAGGCTTAGTTGTATGGAGCAAGAAAGATGCACTTGTTGTCTATAGAGGATGTAATTATCGACCAGGATTGAGAACTTCAATGACGCAATCAGGTTTTCCTCATCATCATAAGTTCAAAGACAAGGGTACTCTTTCTCAACTGAAATCAGATGCAAGTACCAGAGAAGAAAATATGAGCAGACATGGAGGGGAAACGGAGATTTTACCAATAAATGGGTCTTTGTATGAAAGGGAAGCAGATAGAATATTGGATGGTTTAGGACCTCGCTTCATAGACTGGTGGAGGCCAAAGCCCTTGCCAGTGGATGCAGACTTGCTTCCAGAAGTGGTTCCTGGATTCAAGCCTCCGTTTAGGCGTTGTCCACCTCATGGTAGAGTGAAGCTGACAGATGATGAATTGACATACTTGAGGATGCTTGCTCAACAACTACCCTTTCACTTCGTCCTTG GGAGAAACAGAAAACTTCAGGGCTTGGCTGCAGCTATCTTAAAATTGTGGGAGAAATGCCATATAGTGAAGATTGCTGTGAAGTGGGGCATTCCAAATACAGATAATTCACAAATGGCATATGAACTCAAG TGTCTAACAGGTGGAGTTCTGTTGTTGCGTAACAAGTTCTTAATAATACTTTACAGAGGCAAGGATTTTCTTCCTCGTGGAGTTGAAAACCTAGTGgcagagagagaagtggagctGAACAAATGCCAACTTCAGGAAGAAGCTGCACGCCTGAAAGCCAGCAGCGTGATGGGGATTGAAACATATTTTATGGATGATGAATCGTCTGTGAAGACTAGAAGTGGAACTTTGTCAGAATACAAGGATATCCAATCAGAAAGTGCAATCCTAAGAGATGGAAATAGTGAGGTTAAAGTAGAACTGGAAGCTGAAAAAGAAAGACTAAAGAAGCAACTGAGAAATCAAGCACGAAAGCTTTATATT CTGAAAATGAAGATAAAGTGGTCTGCAAAGGAGTTGGAAAAAGTAAATTCCACATGGAGGCCTGCTGAGCAGGATGCAGACCAGGAAATGATAACAGAAGAGGAGAGAACATGCTTTAGGAAGATAGGATTGAAGTTAACCAGCAGTTTAGTTCTTG GAAGGCGTGGGGTCTTTGATGGTGTAATAGAAGGCTTGCGTCAGCATTGGAAGCACAGAGAAATAGTCAAGGTGATTACGATGCAGAGAGTGTTTTCACAGGTTATGTATACTGCTCAACAGCTTGAAGCAGAAAGTGGTGGCATACTGGTTTCCGTTGACAAGCTGAAAGAAGGCCACGCTATCATTATTTACCGTGGGAAAAACTATAGACGTCCTTTAATATCAGCACCTCAGAATCTTCTGAACAAAAGAGAAGCATTACATAGGTCGCTAGAGATGCAGAGAATTGGA TCCCTGAAGTTTTTTGCTTATCAAAGGCAGCGGGAAATCTATGAATTGGAATGTAAACTG GCAAATAtagagaaaaaaagggaaatcaCCCAAAAGCACATGGAATGA